A single region of the Anomaloglossus baeobatrachus isolate aAnoBae1 chromosome 2, aAnoBae1.hap1, whole genome shotgun sequence genome encodes:
- the LOC142290871 gene encoding zinc finger BED domain-containing protein 4-like isoform X1, producing the protein MTTLEGQLTRSADQPTTSLRMRKLLRPPQHISENYETWGPTATAFFNEQTVKEESVEECMRDDVQNDEVLDPTWTEGHYSDTPSLDEEVVVTLPQQHSKRGNKVEKVRGRPLASTLAATAHCADELRTPRHSHKSSLTWHFFRQCPDDKLRVTCTLCNQRLKRGKSNQNLGTSCMLKHMQKKHYIQWSAHLKKQDRSEPLPATSAAAFSSSSSQSPGPLSSPQREDVTARPHHALPTISTASHESIQLTIQQSLERKRKYPTTHPQAMILNGTISKFLALEMLPFRMVEATTFKQLMAVAAPQYVVPSRHYFARRSIPALHTHVADQIRCALRNAISGKVHVTTDMWSSKHGQGRYISLTAHWVNLVAAGPEGEGVLAHVLPPPRIGGSCSVEVASCSYSATSSSSHSETYTSNFSTARGKRQQAVLKLLSLGDTTHNAEELWTGIKQQIDEWLVPLNLKPGQVVCDNRQNLVGALSLVGLTHIPCLAHVINLVVQSFLKSYLDMSDLLVKVRSVSAYFRSSHPAAARLLELQRHFGLPAHRLLCDLPTSWNSTLHMLDRLCEQKQAIVEFQTQHAQQNRSVNQHHFTAKEWDSMRDLCTVLQCFEYCTNIVSAEDATISLTIPLVCLLEKTLQTMMDDVVAQKEERPFIPISGLSSTHDSEGGFQYQQRPGTQVSSQGTVLEYDDDEEEQCPQQGGTESNSWASLVRDWGDTEATDITPPKKDSLLPLGSLAHMSEYMLICLRNDCRVAQILTSANYWVSTLLDPRYKDNLPSLLPSLERDNKMHEYKHTLVDALMTAFPPDTGGSVKAQGRGASQQHNWGNSRVNIDSIWKKFMNTPKPSGLPCGISRRQRFHNMVEEYMSTYLHVVTDGSAPFNFWVSKLDTWPELALYALEVLACPAASVMSERVFSTAGGVITDRRICLSSANVGKFTFIKLNRKWIAQNLSLPLDD; encoded by the coding sequence ATGACTACTTTGGAGGGCCAGTTAACACGGTCTGCGGACCAGCCCACGACGTCTCTGAGAATGAGAAAACTCCTCAGACCACCGCAGCACATCTCTGAGAATTACGAAACATGGGGGCCAACTGCTACAGCGTTCTTCAATGAGCAGACCGTCAAGGAGGAGAGTGTTGAGGAGTGCATGAGAGATGATGTCCAGAATGATGAGGTCTTAGACCCCACGTGGACTGAAGGCCATTATAGTGACACACCCAgtttggatgaagaagtagtggtaacgctgccccagcagcacagcaaaagaggGAACAAGGTGGAAAAAGTCAGGGGCCGACCCCTAGCCAGTACGTTAGCTGCTACTGCCCACTGCGCCGATGAACTGCGTACACCAAGACATTCTCACAAGAGCTCCCTGACGTGGCATTTCTTCAGGCAATGTCCTGATGACAAGCTACGGGTGACTTGCACGCTGTGCAATCAGCGCCTGAAGCGAGGCAAAAGTAATcagaacctgggcacctcctgcatGTTGAAGCATATGCAAAAGAAACATTATATTCAGTGGAGTGCTCATCTCAAAAAGCAAGACAGATCTGAGCCGCTTCCTGCTACCTCTGCGGCTGCATTTTCATCCTCTTCCTCACAATCACCAGGGCCACTGTCCTCCCCGCAAAGAGAGGATGTGACAGCACGTCCACATCACGCGTTGCCTACCATCTCCACAGCGTCCCATGAAAGCATTCAGTTGACAATCCAACAATCCCTCGAGAGAAAGAGGAAATACCCCACTACCCATCCACAAGCCATGATTTTGAATGGCACCATTTCAAAATTCCTGGCCcttgaaatgctgccattccggATGGTGGAAGCGACCACTTTCAAACAGCTTATGGCGGTGGCTGCCCCACAGTATGTTGTTCCCAGCCGCCACTACTTTGCCAGGCGTTCCATCCCTGCCCTGCACACACATGTTGCGGACCAAATCAGGTGTGCACTGCGCAACGCCATCAGTGGCAAGGTTCACGTTACCACCGATATGTGGAGCAGTAAGCACGGGCAGGGACGTTACATCTCCCTAACTGCCCACTGGGTAAATCTAGTGGCGGCTGGTCCAGAAGGAGAAGGTGTTCTAGCACATGTCCTACCACCACCGAGAATTGGTGGAAGTTGCTCTGTCGAAGTTGCCTCATGTTCCTACTCCGCTACCTCTTCTTCCAGTCACAGTGAGACCTACACCagcaacttcagcacagccagggggaaaCGACAGCAGGCTGTTCTTAAACTCCTCTCTTTGGGGGACACAACGCACaacgcagaagagctgtggacgggGATCAAACAGCAGATAGACGAGTGGTTGGTGCCTTTGAACCTGAAGCCTGGCCAGGTGGTGTGCGATAATAGGCAAAATCTGGTAGGAGCTCTGAGCCTAGTGGGTTTGACACATATCCCTTGCCTGGCGCATGTCAttaatttggtggtgcagagcttcctTAAGAGTTACCTAGATATGTCCGATCTGCTGGTGAAAGTGCGGTCCGTCTCTGCATACTTTCGGAGTTCTCACCCTGCAGCTGCTCGCCTGCTTGAGCTGCAGCGTCACTTTGGCCTTCCTGCTCACCGTCTCTTATGTGATCTACCCACAAGTtggaactccaccttgcatatgctagacagactgtgcgagcagaagcaggcaatagtggagtttcagACGCAGCACGCACAGCAGAATCGCTCTGTGAACCAACACCACTTTACCGCCAAAGAGTGGGACTCCATGCGGGACTTGTGTACTGTGTTGCAATGCTTTGAATACTGCACCAACATAGTCAGCGCAGAAGATGCCACAATCAGCCTCACTATACCACTTGTGTGCCTGCTTGAAAAAACTCTTCAGACAATGATGGATGACGTGGTGGCACAGAAGGAAGAGAGGCCATTCATACCAATATCCGGTCTGTCGTCAACACATGACTCTGAGGGTGGTTTCCAGTATCAACAGCGGCCAGGTACACAAGTGTCAAGCCAGGGGACAGTTTTGGAGTATGATGATGACGAAGAGGAACAGTGTCCTCAGCAGGGTGGCACTGAAAGCAACTCATGGGCATCACTGGTGCGTGACTGGGGGGATACAGAGGCCACAGACATTACACCTCCCAAAAAGGACAGCTTGTTGCCTCTGggcagcctggcacacatgagcGAATACATGCTGATATGCCTGCGCAACGACTGCCGAGTTGCCCAGATTCTTACCAGTGCTAATTACTGGGTGAGCACCCTGCTGGATCCCCGCTACAAGGACAACTTACCATCGTTACTTCCGTCCTTGGAGCGGGATAACAAAATGCATGAATACAAGCACACGTTGGTAGATGCACTAATGACAGCGTTTCCACCTGACACTGGGGGCTCAGTGAAAGCACAAGGAAGAGGAGCAAGTCAACAACACAACTGGGGCAACAGCAGAGTTAACATTGACTCAATATGGAAAAAGTTCATGAACACGCCAAAACCTTCGGGACTACCATGTGGTATCAGCAGGCGACAGCGTTTCCACAATATGGTTGAAGAGTACATGTCCACTTATCTACACGTTGTAACTGATGGGTCTGCCCCTTTTAATTTTTGGGTGTCCAAATTGGACACATGGCCAGAACTTGCActttacgccttggaggtgctggcctgccctgcggCAAGTGTCATGTCCGAGCGTGTCTTCAGCACCGCAGGTGGTGTTATCACAGACAGGCGCATCTGCCTGTCCTCTGCCAACGTGGGCAAATTTACATTCATTAAACTGAATCGCAAGTGGATTGCACAAAACCTGTCCCTACCTTTGGATGACTAG